One genomic region from Streptomyces sp. NBC_00582 encodes:
- a CDS encoding IS256 family transposase: MLVERARSEGLQLTGQGGLLQQLTKRVLESALEGEITDHLGYEKHDAGGRGSGNSRNGSRAKTVLTDVGPVEVKVPRDTSGTFEPQIVKKRQRRLTGVDEMVLSLSAKGLTHGEIAAHLAEVYGAEVSKQTISTITDKVMDGMAEWQSRPLDRVYPVLFVDAINVKIRDGKVANRPIYVVMAVTVDGTRDILGIWAGDGGEGAKYWLHVFTELKNRGLDDVLMLVCDGLKGLPDAVEAVWPRTIVQTCVVHLLRNSFRYAARQDWDKVAGALKPVYTAPSEDAATERFLEFQEAWGRKYPAIVKLWSDAWAEFVPFLSFDVEIRKVICSTNAIESVNARIRRSVRARGHFPNEAAALKCIYMALMSLDPTGKGRKRWTMRWKAPLNAFQIAFEGRLTPSNN, from the coding sequence ATGCTGGTGGAGCGGGCCCGGTCGGAGGGACTGCAGTTGACCGGGCAGGGTGGGCTGCTGCAGCAGCTGACCAAGCGGGTCCTGGAATCGGCCCTGGAAGGTGAGATCACCGATCACCTCGGCTATGAGAAGCACGATGCCGGCGGCCGGGGCAGCGGCAACTCCCGCAACGGGAGCCGGGCCAAGACGGTGCTGACCGACGTCGGCCCGGTCGAGGTCAAAGTCCCGCGTGACACCTCGGGCACGTTCGAGCCGCAGATCGTCAAGAAGCGGCAGCGGCGGCTGACGGGAGTGGACGAGATGGTCCTGTCGCTCTCGGCGAAGGGCCTCACCCATGGGGAGATCGCCGCTCACCTGGCCGAGGTCTACGGGGCGGAGGTCTCCAAGCAGACCATCTCCACCATCACCGACAAGGTCATGGACGGCATGGCGGAATGGCAGAGCCGTCCTCTCGACCGCGTTTACCCCGTTTTGTTCGTCGATGCCATCAACGTCAAGATCAGGGACGGGAAGGTCGCGAACCGTCCCATCTACGTGGTGATGGCGGTGACCGTGGACGGCACCCGCGACATCCTCGGCATCTGGGCCGGCGACGGCGGCGAGGGCGCCAAGTACTGGCTGCACGTGTTCACCGAGCTGAAGAACCGCGGCCTGGACGACGTGCTCATGCTGGTCTGCGACGGGCTCAAGGGCCTTCCCGATGCGGTGGAGGCCGTCTGGCCTCGCACGATTGTCCAGACGTGCGTCGTTCACCTGCTGCGCAATTCGTTCCGTTACGCCGCCCGCCAGGACTGGGACAAGGTCGCAGGGGCCCTCAAACCCGTCTACACCGCACCCAGCGAGGACGCCGCGACGGAGCGGTTCCTGGAGTTCCAGGAAGCGTGGGGCCGGAAGTATCCGGCGATCGTGAAGCTGTGGTCGGACGCCTGGGCCGAGTTCGTGCCCTTCCTCTCCTTCGACGTCGAGATCCGCAAGGTCATCTGCAGCACGAACGCGATCGAAAGCGTCAACGCCCGCATCCGCAGGTCCGTCCGTGCCCGCGGCCACTTCCCCAACGAGGCCGCCGCCCTCAAGTGCATCTACATGGCCCTGATGAGCCTGGACCCCACGGGCAAGGGCCGCAAGCGGTGGACCATGCGCTGGAAAGCACCCCTGAATGCGTTCCAGATCGCCTTCGAGGGTCGCCTGACCCCGAGCAACAACTGA
- a CDS encoding CocE/NonD family hydrolase, producing MSSRTPDAVARPAWVPPAGKPPLSSRMMRATWRGLPAKRHEAGWEPGLLVPAADGSPLITDHYFPRAQGDFPTLLVRSPYGRGLPWSPQYGLLFAEQGFHVILQSCRGTGGSGGMFDLWRNEAADGQATVSWLREQPWFNGTLGTVGPSYLGYVQWALALDPPPELKAMVVQVGLHDPYALFHADGALRLENALAVGVGMNYQHQGMAPFLKATLRLQRRLRDVTTAQPLRGAYVSAVGSELPWLDDVMTHPDGKDAYWHGASLAESAELLHVPTALITGWHDALVDQTFEQYDRLRRAGCETALLVGPWTHTSALQRGWPEVFAESLAWLRAHLYADPSGLRPTAVRVHFGGENAWRDLDDWPPAAAATSWYPIPGGHLTQQAPADSAPVAAFRYDPADPTPSLGGPLLSRTAGPRNNATLEARDDVLTFTGPPLTKPMDILGPVSARLSISTDTGHADVFTRLCDVDPQGRSVNICDGFGRLRTAEQAPSQVTVPMSSTAHRFPVGHRIRWQISGGAHPRYARNPGTGESPVDATTFTPVRITLHTHSTLVLPSSSGLA from the coding sequence ATGTCATCACGCACGCCCGACGCCGTAGCCAGACCGGCCTGGGTCCCACCCGCCGGAAAACCGCCGCTTTCCTCGCGGATGATGAGGGCGACCTGGCGAGGTCTGCCGGCGAAACGGCATGAGGCCGGATGGGAGCCAGGACTGTTGGTGCCGGCCGCCGACGGCAGCCCGCTGATCACTGACCACTACTTTCCGCGTGCCCAGGGCGACTTCCCCACTCTCCTGGTCCGCTCGCCCTATGGCCGAGGCCTACCGTGGTCACCCCAGTACGGCCTGCTCTTCGCTGAGCAGGGCTTCCACGTGATCCTGCAGAGCTGCCGCGGCACCGGAGGTTCGGGCGGTATGTTCGATCTTTGGCGCAACGAGGCCGCCGACGGCCAGGCCACGGTGTCCTGGCTGCGTGAGCAACCCTGGTTCAACGGAACACTGGGGACCGTCGGCCCCAGTTACCTGGGCTACGTCCAATGGGCCCTCGCTCTGGACCCACCGCCAGAACTGAAGGCAATGGTGGTGCAAGTAGGGCTGCACGATCCCTACGCCCTGTTCCACGCAGACGGTGCGCTTCGCTTGGAGAACGCCCTCGCCGTGGGCGTGGGCATGAACTACCAGCACCAGGGCATGGCACCGTTCCTCAAGGCGACGCTGCGCCTGCAGCGCCGCCTGCGCGACGTCACCACCGCGCAGCCCCTGCGTGGGGCGTACGTGTCAGCCGTCGGCAGCGAACTGCCTTGGTTGGACGACGTGATGACACACCCAGACGGCAAGGACGCCTACTGGCACGGCGCGTCGTTGGCGGAGTCGGCGGAGCTGCTCCACGTGCCCACGGCTCTGATCACCGGATGGCACGACGCACTGGTCGACCAGACCTTTGAGCAGTACGACCGGCTACGCCGAGCCGGATGTGAGACCGCCCTGCTCGTCGGTCCCTGGACCCACACTTCCGCCCTGCAGCGGGGATGGCCCGAGGTATTCGCCGAGAGCCTCGCGTGGCTGCGCGCCCACCTGTACGCCGATCCCTCCGGCCTGCGCCCCACCGCGGTGCGCGTGCACTTCGGCGGCGAAAACGCCTGGCGGGACCTCGACGACTGGCCGCCGGCCGCGGCTGCCACCTCGTGGTACCCCATCCCCGGCGGGCATCTCACCCAGCAGGCCCCGGCAGACTCCGCACCCGTGGCGGCGTTCCGCTACGACCCGGCCGACCCCACCCCCTCGCTGGGCGGCCCACTGCTCTCCCGCACCGCCGGTCCCCGGAACAACGCTACTCTGGAGGCCCGAGACGACGTCCTGACATTCACCGGTCCACCACTGACCAAGCCCATGGACATTCTGGGCCCCGTCTCCGCACGGCTGAGCATCTCCACGGACACCGGGCACGCCGATGTCTTCACACGCCTGTGCGACGTAGACCCACAAGGCCGCTCCGTCAACATCTGCGACGGGTTCGGCCGCCTACGGACGGCCGAACAGGCGCCCTCGCAGGTCACTGTGCCGATGAGCTCCACCGCCCACCGCTTCCCCGTCGGCCACCGCATACGCTGGCAGATCAGCGGAGGCGCCCACCCACGCTACGCCCGCAATCCCGGCACCGGTGAGTCGCCGGTGGACGCCACCACCTTCACACCGGTGCGCATCACGCTCCACACGCACTCGACACTGGTACTTCCCAGCAGCTCTGGTCTCGCGTAG
- a CDS encoding TetR/AcrR family transcriptional regulator, translating into MSGDGKSGAESVDPEQLWLRPTEPRRGRRPSFTREAITAAAVTLADTEGLDAVTMRRVAAEVGAGVMSLYSYAPDKETLLELMVDHVSGELTVTNPPSGDWRADLKSVARLQRAHMLRHPWLPVALSTRRVPGPNTLAFLEHVLAVLRPTGLDGAAKLEVFAQITAFVAGHVSHEIAQAAVSRSPDRAAAEGRYLAAVAADGCHPELAEALSAPGRPLTPDATFTRFLNRLIDGLDTD; encoded by the coding sequence ATGTCCGGCGACGGCAAGTCCGGTGCCGAGAGCGTCGATCCCGAACAGCTCTGGCTGCGTCCCACCGAGCCCCGCAGGGGCCGCAGGCCTTCCTTCACCCGGGAGGCGATCACCGCGGCGGCCGTCACTCTGGCGGACACGGAAGGACTCGACGCGGTCACCATGCGGCGGGTGGCCGCCGAGGTCGGAGCGGGCGTCATGTCGCTCTACAGCTACGCCCCTGACAAGGAGACGCTGCTGGAACTGATGGTCGACCACGTCAGCGGCGAACTCACGGTCACGAACCCACCGAGCGGCGACTGGCGTGCCGATCTGAAGAGCGTGGCCCGCCTGCAGCGCGCCCACATGCTGCGCCACCCTTGGCTGCCCGTCGCCTTGTCCACCCGTCGCGTTCCGGGCCCCAACACGCTGGCCTTCCTGGAACACGTGCTCGCCGTCCTGCGGCCCACCGGGCTGGACGGTGCGGCGAAGCTAGAGGTCTTCGCCCAGATCACCGCATTCGTGGCCGGGCACGTTAGCCATGAGATCGCGCAGGCCGCAGTCTCACGATCACCGGACCGGGCCGCAGCCGAGGGCCGCTACCTCGCCGCTGTCGCCGCCGACGGCTGCCATCCGGAACTCGCCGAAGCCCTTTCCGCCCCCGGACGTCCCCTCACCCCCGACGCCACCTTCACCCGTTTCCTCAACCGCCTGATCGACGGCCTCGATACTGACTGA
- a CDS encoding YceI family protein produces the protein MDTEASTVGLRTQNIWGLVTVAGRFNVASGHGTVAADCTVYGELVVDAASIDTANDKRDAHLRSAHFLDMDNHPAITYRVRAISSIGNGQVCVHGTLTVRGTSGPLPLTATATATTRLNPQHTGLAPGRAAPGLAPLRARQRTSTARSDGIKIRRKIASAVNLVQSAALLSLWRERKGV, from the coding sequence CTGGACACCGAAGCCAGCACCGTAGGCCTGCGGACGCAGAACATCTGGGGCCTGGTCACGGTCGCCGGCCGCTTCAACGTGGCCTCCGGCCACGGCACGGTCGCCGCCGACTGCACGGTCTACGGCGAACTGGTCGTCGACGCCGCCTCGATCGACACCGCCAACGACAAGCGCGACGCGCACCTGCGCTCCGCCCACTTCCTCGACATGGACAACCACCCGGCCATCACCTACCGGGTCCGAGCGATCTCCTCCATCGGCAACGGACAGGTCTGTGTCCACGGCACGCTGACCGTCCGGGGCACCTCGGGCCCGCTGCCCCTCACCGCGACAGCGACAGCGACAACGCGGTTGAACCCTCAACACACAGGCCTGGCCCCAGGCCGCGCCGCCCCAGGGCTCGCACCGCTCAGAGCGCGTCAACGGACGAGCACTGCCCGTAGCGATGGGATCAAAATCCGAAGAAAGATCGCCTCAGCGGTGAACCTCGTGCAATCGGCGGCCCTTCTATCTCTTTGGAGAGAACGCAAAGGGGTATGA
- a CDS encoding N,N-dimethylformamidase beta subunit family domain-containing protein — MAVYAAHDVLVAGAGRRMAEDNPLAGSGARLSDTIGHPKASGDREGQIQGYASATSVSQGQVIDFHVSVHAEQSYRIAVFRLGDYGGKGAWLRTTSAELQGRRRTVPTADPTTGVIACDWPVSWSLRIPSDWRSGLYQAVFTTEDGDVGSTPFVVREPARSADILMVVPFTTYQAYNMWPKNGHTGKNLYRGYNKAGRIGGTEERAHKVSFDRPYSGAGVPNWFEMDTSFLRWAERSGLDVAYASSLDLHDGTIDTSRYRALFFPGHDEYWSKPMLDSAKKAVSAGSHLAFLGANNIYWHVRMEASADGRANRIMACYKTSPDPDRDRSGATTRWRVISPNQRQAEQGVLGIQFNGIVQRPAPLVVKGSGHWLWAGTGLREGARLPRLVGVEADAYDPKAPSPAGSRRTLLAESPYLAKLPKASQRQVQHTALTEMPNGAMVFVAGTFHWALALDHPRYWNRHIQTATRNLTNRMLRRQT, encoded by the coding sequence ATGGCTGTTTATGCCGCCCATGACGTGCTCGTGGCGGGAGCCGGACGGCGCATGGCGGAGGACAACCCCTTGGCGGGCTCCGGCGCACGGCTCTCGGACACCATTGGTCATCCGAAGGCATCCGGTGACCGGGAGGGGCAGATCCAGGGGTATGCCTCGGCCACTTCGGTGAGCCAGGGCCAGGTGATCGACTTCCATGTGTCGGTGCACGCGGAGCAGAGCTACCGCATCGCGGTGTTCCGCCTGGGCGACTACGGCGGCAAGGGCGCGTGGTTGCGGACGACCAGTGCCGAGCTCCAGGGCAGGCGCCGTACCGTGCCCACGGCCGATCCGACGACCGGGGTCATCGCGTGTGACTGGCCCGTCTCCTGGAGCCTGCGCATCCCGTCCGACTGGCGTTCGGGCCTGTACCAGGCGGTGTTCACCACGGAGGACGGAGACGTCGGCAGCACCCCGTTCGTGGTGCGGGAGCCCGCCCGTTCGGCCGACATCCTGATGGTGGTGCCCTTCACGACCTACCAGGCCTACAACATGTGGCCCAAGAACGGCCACACCGGCAAGAATCTCTACCGGGGATACAACAAGGCGGGACGGATCGGGGGCACCGAGGAGCGCGCCCACAAGGTCTCCTTCGACCGTCCGTACTCAGGCGCCGGCGTCCCCAACTGGTTCGAGATGGACACCAGCTTCCTCCGCTGGGCAGAGCGGTCCGGGCTCGACGTGGCCTACGCGAGCAGTCTCGATCTGCACGACGGGACGATCGACACCTCCAGATACCGGGCACTGTTCTTCCCCGGCCACGACGAGTACTGGTCCAAGCCGATGCTGGACTCGGCCAAGAAGGCCGTCTCCGCCGGATCGCACCTCGCGTTCCTCGGCGCGAACAACATCTACTGGCATGTCCGGATGGAGGCGTCCGCCGACGGCCGGGCGAACCGGATCATGGCCTGCTACAAGACATCGCCGGACCCGGACCGCGACCGGTCCGGGGCCACCACTCGCTGGCGTGTCATCTCGCCGAACCAGCGGCAAGCCGAACAGGGCGTGCTCGGAATCCAGTTCAACGGAATCGTGCAAAGACCCGCCCCGCTCGTGGTCAAGGGGAGCGGGCACTGGCTCTGGGCGGGCACCGGGCTGCGTGAAGGCGCCCGGCTACCCAGACTGGTCGGAGTCGAGGCGGACGCCTACGACCCGAAGGCCCCGAGCCCGGCCGGCTCCCGGCGCACCCTCCTGGCAGAGTCCCCGTACCTGGCCAAGCTCCCCAAGGCCAGTCAGCGCCAGGTCCAGCACACCGCTCTCACCGAAATGCCCAACGGGGCCATGGTGTTCGTCGCCGGCACCTTCCACTGGGCACTGGCCCTCGACCATCCGCGGTACTGGAACAGACACATCCAGACGGCGACCAGGAACCTGACCAACCGCATGCTGCGCCGACAGACGTGA
- a CDS encoding cupin domain-containing protein gives MRPDQSPPLHTHSREDESWIILSGRVRFWVGSTSLDECDVHEAEPGAFVWGPRSVPHTYQAITSTAELLCIINPGAIEGHFHAAGAADAPSDAAHSLLEEYGFVIHDNPPPAPRRTDHECRRRSPGLIMATKSSDGTACAAPRGGSRVPKAMPG, from the coding sequence GTGCGCCCCGACCAGTCGCCGCCCCTCCATACCCACAGCCGAGAGGACGAGAGCTGGATCATCCTGTCCGGCCGCGTCCGGTTCTGGGTCGGATCGACCTCGCTCGACGAGTGTGACGTGCACGAGGCCGAACCCGGCGCCTTCGTCTGGGGGCCCCGATCAGTCCCCCACACCTACCAGGCCATCACATCGACCGCCGAACTCCTCTGCATCATCAACCCCGGAGCCATCGAAGGCCACTTTCACGCGGCCGGAGCCGCCGACGCGCCCAGCGACGCCGCGCACAGCCTCCTGGAGGAGTACGGCTTCGTGATCCACGACAACCCACCCCCCGCCCCCAGACGTACTGATCACGAGTGTCGTCGACGCTCACCGGGCTTGATCATGGCGACGAAATCCAGTGACGGAACTGCTTGTGCCGCACCACGCGGAGGTTCACGCGTCCCCAAGGCGATGCCCGGCTGA